Within the Bacteroidota bacterium genome, the region ATTTTTTAACACTTCAACCGCATAATTATTCTCATAAGGGAGTGAGGTGTTTTTGGACATCAGGATGAAAATTTTTTCAATCCCTTCAATAGTCAGATAGGTATCTACCCAGTTGTCGAGGATGAAAAAAGGCAAAATAGACTTGACTCCAATGGGCAAAATGTCGGAGTGTTCAATAATCAGTTGGTGAAAATCCTGGAGAAACTCATGCAAAGGCTGATCAGAGAAACGATCCCAATCTTTTGCCAGAAAGTGATCATACAAAATGTCAACAATTACACCTGAAAACTTGTGATAACGTGTAATAAAATGTGCTTTGCTTAATTTCACTACTGGATGATTATCGGTATAGCTGTCGATATTCCGGTGCAAAATAATTCCATTTTTGATTTGTAAAGGGTATTTTTCGTAATCTCTTCCCTTCACATAGTCACCGACGAAATTGCCTATTTTCAGCTCGTCTGAATCTCCTGATAGATAAATATGCGCTAAAAAGTTCATACCTGGAATTTTTACCTTGAAAAGCCTTATAAAATAAGTCTTTTCATTAATTAACCTGTTTGTTCCCCTGTTTTTTAAAATTAGGTATTATCTGATGAAAATCCTAAAATTTTAGCAGGCTTTCTGCATTATTTAACGATTTTTATATTTTCATATTTTCCCTGTCCCTGATATTCTAAAATGTAATTTTAATAGTTATTTTTCGATTTTGTAAACCCGAAACTTTAAATTTAGTTCTTGGCCACCCTGTTTTAAATCATTGTTCTTGTAGAAAATATTTTGTAAGTTAAAAACTTAAAACATTTGATGTTAAAACCTTTATAAGCGAAAACTAACCAAACTATGAAAACACGCAGGGTAATCATTATTGGCGCAGCCGGAAGAGATTTTCACAATTTCAATGTCTTTTTCAGGAACAATCCGGAATATATAGTAGTAGCATTTACGGCTAATCAGATTCCGGATATTGAAGGCCGAAAATATCCGGCAGAGCTTGCAGGTTCCTTATATCCCAATGGAATTCCAATTTATGCTGAATCTGATTTACCTGAGCTGATCAGGGAAAATAATGTGAGTGATTGTGTTTTTTCATACAGCGATGTTCCCTATGCCAGGGTAATGGGAGTAAGTGCCATTGTGAATGCTGCCGGGGCCAATTTTATGTTGTTGGGGACAAAGGAAACCATGCTGAAAAGTGAAAAACCTCTTATTGCAGTTTGTGCAGTAAGGACAGGCTGCGGAAAAAGCCAAACTTCACGCCGTATCATTGAATTATTGATGAATTCCGGAATACGGGTGGTGGCCATACGTCACCCTATGCCTTATGGTAACCTGGTGGCCCAGAAAGTACAACGTTTTGCTGAGATTTCTGATTTGAAGAAAAACCAGTGCACCCTCGAGGAGATGGAAGAATATGAACCCCACGTGATCCGGGGAAATGTTATTTATGCCGGAGTGGATTACGAGGCTATTTTAAGGGCCGCCGAAAATGACCCAAGGGGTTGTGATGTGATTGTCTGGGATGGCGGCAACAACGATTTTCCTTTTTACAAACCCGACCTGACCATTACGATTACCGATCCGCTCCGGGCAGGGGACGAATTACTTTATTATCCTGGAGAAGTTTCTTTGAGAATTGCCGACGTGGTGGTGATCAACAAGATTGATTCGTCCGCCCCGGAAAATATTCTGACCGTACGAAAAAATATTCAGAAAGTCAATCCCAAGGCTGTTGTGGTTGATGCGGCATCTCCTGTCCGTGTCGAAAATCAGGAATTGATCCGTGGAAAGCGGGTTTTGGTGGTTGAGGATGGCCCTACGCTTACTCATGGCGAGATGAAATGGGGTGCCGGCGTGATGGCTGCCTATAAATTCGGTGCCAGTCAACTTGTTGATCCACGTCCATATATCGTTGGCCGGTTAAAAGAAACATTCAACATTTATCCCAATATTGGCACCCTGCTTCCTGCCATGGGATATGGAAATGAACAGCTTCATGATCTGGAATCCACCATCAACAATGCAGATTGTGATACAGTGATTGTCTCCACACCCGTTGACCTGAACCGTATCATAAATATCAGGAAACCATCAACCAGGGTATATTATGATTTGCAGGAAATCGGGAAACCCGATCTGGAGGAGGTGATCAACGATTTTATTGAAAAATTCCATTTGTCCAGGAGAAATGAAATTTAGAACTCAAATTTTATAATCGTTCTTGAAATGAAAAAACCCGTCAATATTAAAACTGACGGGTTTTTAAATATGATTTTGCAAAGTTTACTTTAAATAAGCTTTAATCTTTTTTGTTTCTTCTTCATACCCGGGTTTTTCAAGAAGGGCGAACATGTTCTTTTTATAAGCTTCAACGCCGGGCTGGTCAAACGGGTTGACACCCAAAAGATAACCGCTGATGCCGCAAGCTTTTTCAAAGAAGTAGATCAGCTGGCCAAGGTAATACTCATTCAGTTTAGGAATTTCAACCAGGATATTGGGCACTCCGCCTTCAACATGGGCAATTTGTGTACCCAATTGGGCCATTTTGTTTACTTCGTCAATTCTTTTACCGGCCAGATAGTTGATTCCGTCAAGATTATCCTTGTCAGAAGGAATAACGGCTTTGCTGTCGGGTTCTTTAATAGAAATAACGGTTTCAAACAAAGAACGTTCTCCCTGTTGAATGTACTGT harbors:
- a CDS encoding cyclic 2,3-diphosphoglycerate synthase — translated: MKTRRVIIIGAAGRDFHNFNVFFRNNPEYIVVAFTANQIPDIEGRKYPAELAGSLYPNGIPIYAESDLPELIRENNVSDCVFSYSDVPYARVMGVSAIVNAAGANFMLLGTKETMLKSEKPLIAVCAVRTGCGKSQTSRRIIELLMNSGIRVVAIRHPMPYGNLVAQKVQRFAEISDLKKNQCTLEEMEEYEPHVIRGNVIYAGVDYEAILRAAENDPRGCDVIVWDGGNNDFPFYKPDLTITITDPLRAGDELLYYPGEVSLRIADVVVINKIDSSAPENILTVRKNIQKVNPKAVVVDAASPVRVENQELIRGKRVLVVEDGPTLTHGEMKWGAGVMAAYKFGASQLVDPRPYIVGRLKETFNIYPNIGTLLPAMGYGNEQLHDLESTINNADCDTVIVSTPVDLNRIINIRKPSTRVYYDLQEIGKPDLEEVINDFIEKFHLSRRNEI
- a CDS encoding ACP phosphodiesterase; this encodes MNFLAHIYLSGDSDELKIGNFVGDYVKGRDYEKYPLQIKNGIILHRNIDSYTDNHPVVKLSKAHFITRYHKFSGVIVDILYDHFLAKDWDRFSDQPLHEFLQDFHQLIIEHSDILPIGVKSILPFFILDNWVDTYLTIEGIEKIFILMSKNTSLPYENNYAVEVLKNNYEALRKEFYEFFPQIIKYVEEKNQIKIRGLH